GACGAGCTGGCCGCTGGCGTGCCCCACGTCGTCGACGCGGTCGCGGCGAACCTCGAGAAGGTGCGCGCCGGCGAGCTGGCCCTCACCCGGACCCGCGGCACCTGAACGGCCTCGGCGGGCAGGCGCTCCGGCGCTCCGGCGGGCTGAGGCTCCGGCGGGCTGAGGCTCCGGCGACCGAACGACCGGACACTCCGACGACTGGACCCACCGGCAACCGAACTCTCGGGTGCGACTTCCCCGCGAAGTACGGGCGCATCAAATAGAACGCGTTCTAAGATTCGAGGGTGGACCAGCTCGGGCACCCGGTGTGGGACGCGGACAACCACTACTACGAGGCCGTCGACGCCTTCACCCGCCACCTCGACCCGCGGGACGGGCCAAGGTGCGTGCAGTGGGCGACCATCAACGGCCGGCAGTACCACGTGCTGGGCGGCCGGGTCAGCCGTGCGGTGTCCAACGCGACGTTCGACCCGATCTCCAGGCCCGGCTGCCTGTCCGAGTACTTCCGCGGCAACCCGAACAAGGTGAACCCGCTGGACCTGATCCGCGACAGCGAGCCGATCCGCGCGGAGTACCGCGACCCGGCCGCGCGGCTGCGGGTCCTCGACGAGCAGGGCCTCGCGGGCTGCTTCCTCTTCCCGACCCTCGGGATGATCTACGAGGAGCCGCTGCGGCACGACCCGGTCGCGGTCACGAAGACCTTCCGCGCCTTCAACCGGTGGCTCGCCGAGGACTGGACCTTCGACTACCAGGGCCGGATCATCGCCGCGCCGTACCTCTCGCTCGCCGACGTCGACTGGGCCGTCGAGGAGCTGGAGTGGGCGATCGGCCAGGGCGCCCGCATGATCGTGATGCGCGCCGCGGCGCCGACGACCGCGACCGGCCTGCACAGCCCCTTCGACGAGATGTTCGCGCCCTTCTGGGCGCGGCTCAACGAGAGCGGGCTGACGCTGGTGGTGCATGCCGGCGACAGCGGCGTCTCGACCGACGGGTACGCCGGCGGCGGGCACAGCTTCAGCTTCTCGGGCACCAGCTACGGGCCGACGATCGCGAGCTTCGCCATCGAGAAGGCGGTGCACGACTACCTGCTCTCGATGCTGCTCGCGAACCAGTTCGCGAGGTACCCGAACCTGCGGGTCGCCTCGGTCGAGAACGGCGCCGAGTTCCTCCCCGACCTGTTCCGAAAGGCGCGCTCGCAGGCGAAGAAACTGCCGGGCTGGTTCACGGAGGACCCGGTCGAGATCTTCCGGCGCCACGTCTGGGTCAACCCGTTCTGGGAGGACGACCTGGAGTCCGTCGTGCGCTGGGTCGGCGCCGACCGCGTCGTCTTCGGCTCCGACTGGCCGCACATCGAGGCGCTCCCGCACCCCCTCGACTACCTCCCCGAGACCAAGCCCCTCTCCCCCGCCGACCGCCGCCTGGTTCTTCACGGCAACGCCCTCGACCTGGCGACGCCCCGCCCCGCCTGATCGCGGGGCGGGGCGTCCCAGACCCGCGGGGGGCGGAGCATCGCGCGGGAACCGCTCACGTACCGGCGCCGATGGTGACCACCGTCGCCCAGGCGGGCGGCAGATCCCACCTGGAGGACTCCCGCCCCGGCGACGGCCGCCGGTCGAAAAGGCCGATGACGGTGCGACACGACGGGCTCAGCCGCGGCCAGGGGGTCTGCCCGTCGGTCAGGACGACGAGAACGTCCGGGCGCGGCCGGGCCCGCAGCGCCGCGTCGAGACCGGCGCACAGGTTCGTCCCCCCGCCGCCGATCAGGGGTATGCCCTCGGCGTGGCACAGCGAGCGCACCGCCTGGGCGGCCGCGTCGCACGGCACGACGGTCACCAGGTCGCCACGT
Above is a window of Pseudofrankia saprophytica DNA encoding:
- a CDS encoding amidohydrolase family protein; the protein is MDQLGHPVWDADNHYYEAVDAFTRHLDPRDGPRCVQWATINGRQYHVLGGRVSRAVSNATFDPISRPGCLSEYFRGNPNKVNPLDLIRDSEPIRAEYRDPAARLRVLDEQGLAGCFLFPTLGMIYEEPLRHDPVAVTKTFRAFNRWLAEDWTFDYQGRIIAAPYLSLADVDWAVEELEWAIGQGARMIVMRAAAPTTATGLHSPFDEMFAPFWARLNESGLTLVVHAGDSGVSTDGYAGGGHSFSFSGTSYGPTIASFAIEKAVHDYLLSMLLANQFARYPNLRVASVENGAEFLPDLFRKARSQAKKLPGWFTEDPVEIFRRHVWVNPFWEDDLESVVRWVGADRVVFGSDWPHIEALPHPLDYLPETKPLSPADRRLVLHGNALDLATPRPA